The Juglans regia cultivar Chandler chromosome 10, Walnut 2.0, whole genome shotgun sequence genome includes the window TAGATTTGAAGACGATGTCGAAAAGGGTAGAGTCAGATCAATATTATGTTACCTTTGAGATGTTTGTGGCGGATGTTAAAAGGATGTTTGCCAATGCACGCACCTACAACTCTCCCGAGACCATTTATTATAAATGTGCAACCAGGCATGGTGATCTATCTTTATTATTGTCTTTGCCTTTCTCTCTTTCGGCCATTTGTTATTcttatatgataaattttgtGCAGGTTGGAATCCCATTTTCAAAGCAAGGTTCACTCAGGTCTCCATTCTGGAGCAAAAATTCAGCAGTAACTAATTCGATGACTGAATATGGATCATGCCATGGGTAAGGGCTGATTTGTTCTGAGTGACAGAAATAAGATTACTAGATTGAATTGTCTTAATTTGATGAGATTTAGGCATACCTCTACTACATTCAGGTGCTGTCCATGTGAGCCGGTTGGGCCGCTGCCGCCTCCAACCTTATTGGAAGAAGGCATTTCTATTCTTGACCTTTTCTTCGGTAATGTGGAGTGATCTAGATTTCGAACCACCCTGAATGTAAGCCTGAGGTCATTTTCCCCTCATATTGAACGGATAAAAGTTTCGGGAAAAGTGGGTGATCTTCCGCCTGTATTCAGCCCCcattattatacaaaaaaaaaataattatactcgACAGCCTTCCACTATACCTGCTtagaggaaaaaataagagttcTTTTACTCAACAGAATAACTCattatagttattattattagcaTCAACATTAACCTTATTATTATGACCCAACTCCATGTAATTTGCCACCTTGTGGATTAATCcctctttttcttgtttttttttttttttaagaattagcCCTTTTGCTATGCGTACTGACTCGCTGTAAAAGATCTATCTGTTATTTTTTTCCGTTCATGACCAGCGGAAGGATGAAGGgggaaattaaaataaaagaatgatatgaagtttttctttaaaaaatatcgAGCTACAACTTCTGGTAAAAAATAATCCGAGTCTCGTGGCAATCCCAGTGATGGAGAGGTGATCCTGCACCTACCATCCGTCAATGAAAATGgacagaaaagaaaatgaaagaagtgcATCCTTAAAAGGAGAAAAACAATATTATGAAGAAAATGCGACATCTTTAAACCTTATATTTCTTACGTAAAAGAGGTATCAGATTACTTCAGTGGCCATTTGTCACCCTTGCAAGTCCAATCATTGAATGATCGAttcaacctttttttattattatttgggcAAGTGAACCAATTTTCAGCCAGGGGAAGCCAAAAATCCCATCCCAAAGGCCTTTTAACCTCACCtaccttcattttctttaaattttatcctCTAGCCATTTCTCAGTGGCGTTTGGGGTAGAGTTGCTGTAACGTTCAGCCGATGAAACCCGTATAGAAAAGCCATTTGAGTAAATTAACTAAATCTTGGTGATTACAGAGATGCAGCTGAAATATCATCCATGAATCGATATAGGCAACATTTATTCTGCAGGCAACCTTCCAAGCctcaatttgaaaatagaatGCAGCGAGGAAGGCGCTCTGCTCAATTCTGCTAATTATTGTTTGCAACCGTATGAGAAAGTTCGGGATCCCAACTAGGCATGGCCCCGAGCGAGCTAGCATCTGCAGAAATGTGCTTTTGCGCTTGTGGCACGCTAGCTGTGTGTTGCATCGAAGACATTTCAGCTACTCTGTTTCCACCAATAGTTTTTTGTGGGTTTCCAACAAGAGGAATTGGAGGGTTGCTGGGGAAACTGCTGTCCAGTCTCTGGTGATGTGGAGTAGCATTGGCAACAGATGGAACTGGCTGGTGAAAGTATTGGTTTGGGTTCGGCAAAATTGGTAAAGCAGCATTATCGTTCATCGGGTTGCATGCAAATGGCATTCCTGCACTAGGCATATTGGCCATGGCTAGATTCATCTGGGGGAGATTTGTCAGTCGTTTAACTGTTTCTTCAGCCATCTTCACCTgggaataaaaaatcaaatgattgtTAAGCATATATCATTTTCGTGAATGCAAAAATTATAGAAACGTGGGAAATTGTGGACCATTTGCTACTATATCGTGCTTTTGCTGGTGAGTTATAGCAAGCTGTCTTGAGCCTCTTTAAATTGAACTGAGTAATTCAACAATGGGTAACAGAACTCTTCGTGTTGGAAAGCTCAGCTTGACAATCAACAAAGTgaaactttattaaaaactattCCAATCTCCTAATGTAGTGTATATGGAGGGACAAGAATGATCGAAGCTTCTAGAATTGTGAGAGAAATACAGAGGATGCACCCAAATAACAAGACGAAGAAAAAGAGCAAACATCcttgagataaaaaatatttttgcattttctaaCTAGCTCTATCTGTTGTATACACTTTGTGCACTTAAATTGCACCTCTctgcttataaataaaattatcttatttatcaaaataaaaagaaaagcaaagattCATAACTAATAGATGACATGGCATTGTATTCAGCTTCTTTTGTGCTGAAATTGGATATAGTTTCTTGTTTTTCGCCTAAGGTAATTTACTTTTGACCTCCTATTCCATGAAATTTAATCACCATTACATAGCTTATGAGAGTCCATTTCATCATTTCCTGGGGATTTAGGATGGTCTCAGTGCACATCTAGGATCAATCTCAAAACCAAACAATGATGTTGCTCCAACTTGGTCGGGTCGTCTAATATATGTTTTCCTTAACACTACAGAGAAATAACACGAAAGCAATTTTGATAAATCTCATGGTGAGACGAGAATGCTATCTGctctatatttatttgaaattcttttttttttatatatataagttagatttatttgaaattcaaaacaattatCATCTTTCAATAACCAAATATAAATTGACTATAAAATGTACGTGTAGCAAAATAATTGCACAGATTGAACGATCGGCTTACATTTGCTCTCAAAGCCTCAATATCAGCTTTTAAAATTCTGTTGTCAACACCAGATTGCTCGTACTTCTGATTCATGTCAGAAAGACGCTCTAACAATGTAGAGTTTTCAGCCCTAAGCTGACTGACCTGTATGAAACAACATATtcttaaagaactaaaaaattaaaaaagaagagaaaagaaagagatgagGAGCGTGTTATAATGTTAAGAACAATCATGATGCATTACCTGTGTCTCAAGTTCGTTCATATGCGCTTGTTTTCTACTTCTAGAGCGTCTTGCTGATTCTCGATTAGAAAGCATTCTGGTCCAACAGTCAAAATGTCAATTAAAAATGGccaaatattcttttaataaatgataGAATTCAATTAGAAAGCAACAAACAGGATAAAACTGAAGTACACGGGTAGTATAGAAAAAGGGGTCACCCTCAATGAGAAAGAGAGTTCTTTTTTTGATGAGTAGTAACTCTTTATTGATAAGCGAGGACTCCACACGATGTGATTAAATCAGATAAAGGTgatcagaaagaaaaagataagaagaatacaaagaccaccagaaagaaaaaggaaacataATCAGATAAAGACAACCACCCAAAACAGAATAATACATCTGATGGCAGTTCAAATTGATGATAATCATGTAGCCAAGTGCAATGGGAGCATAatcatgaaaaggaaaaaagtatGCACACGAGAAGGAATAGTGTTACTTCATCTATAGTTTGTGTAAATTATTCATCTCCTAAGAAAATGTATAACTGATAAGTGTTTTtctaaagtaaataattttttccaaaattctcATGGCTTGACAAAAAATCAACTGACTTGTGCATACCTTCAAAAGACCTTCCGAATGAACCAAGAGGGCATAGCTAGCGATGAACAGAACTTATTCCAACAACTCTATTCTCAAATAAATACTTTTGCTAAAGAAAGTCAGTTTCACACTTTCCTTCATTCAATCAGAGCATTTTGTCTAAAGTTACTCTGGTTTCCCTGACAGgtgcttgggattggatttttttatggaaattattgatttttgtttggaaaaagcATATAAATGAGCCAACCCCAATCAATTGGGATAAAGTAGAATGGGAAGTGTAAATACAAGTTTCTTGAGCAGTGATCTTTTATACTAAAATTATCTACCACAAAAAAGGGAGATGTGCCTAGACCTTCAAAGAACCATGCGAACCAGAAAGGAatataatcaacaaaaataaacaattagtaATTACCTCCTAGCACGTTTCACATCAGTATTATTCCCAGGGGTTTCCATATCTCCCTCGAGTTCATCATCATCCGAATCCTCTCTCGATGATCCACTGGTTGTTTGTCTGATCTGTACTCCAGATTTTCTCTGCAAAGGTGATTCCGGAATGCCAAGTGGTCCACCATCAGCCTCGCTTTGTGCCGTAGGGAAATTATGTTCCGCAGCTACAGTAACTAAAGATCAAATATGACACAATTTCCGGTTGTAACTTGTAAATTTGCcgatttatacaaatttaacGTGATAAAATCACACAAGATCCTATAAAACCAACCCAATAAAAAAAGGCCTTGATATACAAATTTTCTCAACCCTAGCACTGTCAAGATTTTtgaagtaataattttttacattaataTGAAAGTTAATAATTTAGCCTACTGAACATTCCAGTCAGTTTATACATCAAaaccaaatgatatttttcctataaaaatagtttctaaaaagTTTTCCGTAAGTCGTTAAGCAAAAACCTTTATCATCGTGCGCTTGAGATCCAGGTTGAGACGGCTTTAACCCCTGCAATTGACTCTCCACAACATTACCGCATTCCTCAGGCTTTGAAGCCGACCCCTACAACACCAATTTCCGAAACCCAAACACAAGTTAATTAAAGAAACCATAATTTATCGTTTTGTATATATACAGAgatgagagggaaagagagaaacCCGTTGAGCAGCGACGGCACATGCCATATGGAGCTTACTTTGAAGAAGCGCGCGGTACTCATCGGGATCAACCGGAGCCGTCAGATACGGACGATCCAACGGCTGCGGATGATTAGGATTGTCGATGACCTGGTCGTCGGCTTCGTCTCTTCTAGACGTGGAAGATGAAGATCCCACGGGAGACACGGTGGTTGCTGGGGAAGCGACGATCTTGGGAAGGGGCAGAGATGCCGCTGCCGCCGCCGCAGCCGCCGAGACCGTAGCCAAGGCAGCCGGTGATGATGAGGAGGAGAGCTCCTCCATAAATCGCTCCAGGGCCCACTCCGACTCGCTCCGATTCATCGCTGTGGACGAACCCGCTGCCGAAGGCCAGAACGGATCGGGCAGTTCATCGACGGGGAACACAGTATCCATCGCTCTCACCAAGTTTTCTCGCATTTTCGTTGTCCGTTTGTACCGTGAATTGATTCGCTTGCTTTTTGTCTCGTGCTGCATTTTCCTATTTCGTTCCCAAGTTCCTTTCTATATACAATTAACGGTCAAGATAATGCCATCTCATCTATCCGATGTATTTTAAGATCTTTATTtatagcattttttatttcatctttgtacataaaactatcaaaattaataattttgttattcaaattATCAGTTTTTTTCTATAACCCTTCTTGATggatttgttttgattttatttcttttacaaattgattttatattttattaatttttttagggcatattaaattttattaaatttaagcAAAGACCAACATTCACTACAAAATTTAGTAATGTTTAGGATTCTtgtaagttttataaattatagattataaaaatcattacaTATAGTTATAGAGTGCATAAATAtcgtgcaatcattttaaaaaagaataaaatttattattaaaaagtttattttttttatatagatcttatatttatttatttttttaaataattatacagtacttatacactcacgaccgtaatactattatttttctattcgtatatttcatataaaaaataagatatattattaaaagataattttttattttatttttttaaaaaaatacacactcaaaaatttcaaatatcatttcacaCGCGTTAAGACTCGTCATAACGAAAAAGTATttgatggaaaaataattttggcCAGGATAAGGTTTCAGTTTAACGAACCAAAAAACGGCTGCAAATGGCTCCTTTTACAAATATCCGGTGATAAAAGGAAATCTCTGCAAGCAACAAAACGGACGTCGTGGATCTCATCTCATCCGTTTGCCTACTTACCCAACAGATTTTTTcgatatatttacaattatcaTACAAAGAAAGAAAGCGATTACGCTTCGACAGCATTGGTTGCAATTTGCATTGCAATATTTCTACGCTCGTACTTTCCAGTCTTCTTACATCTGTCTCACCACATCGTCGATCCATTTAGCCGATCGAGGCTTCGAGCTGAGGGAGTCGCAGGTACACATTTTTCTCGTAGTATTATTTAGTTCGTCCATCACAAGACTTCCTAGCTGTGATATGTCGTGGGATATTTGTAAAGatcaatattttatgttttttttttttttttttggaccgAAACTGACGGTTTTTCGCTACTAATgatctgtttggttgctgagacaGGAGAAAAAAGAGTGTTGGGACTTGACAGAACCTCAtttgttggattatattttattaattttttggcaGGTGGGGAAAAGGTTATTTATTGATGTTTTTGGTCTTTTAGGGCTCTGATCTAATGAGTTGATCCATGATTAAGAAAGAATTTTTCCCAGGTTTTTAATCTAATATTTGCTGCTCACAATTTTAGAGCATTTTCTTAAAACAGGTCGCCAACTTTTTGTTTATACTTTGGTCGTGAGTGACAGACAAGTAAGCTGGCAAAGATTTGCAATGCTGATAAGCAATAATATTGGATCTTATGATTCTCAAATAAAAAGACCTTCATAATATCACTTGCTACATTTGgggaaggaatttgatcagaTGCTTGAGCAGCGTATTGTGTACGATCAACATCTCTCTATTGTCATCGCTTGTGCTTTCGTCTTTTGTATGATGTTTCTCTGGGCAGGGGAGGGAACCATGCTGTTTAGTGCAGTTTTTTTTCCGTTGTGCATGTCTCCTAGTAGGTAGAGTATGACCATATGTTCTCAAACACGCATAGCTATTTACTTGAGTTTGATATGGGTTTACTTCATTATCTGAAATTTGCAGACATTTTTTCTCGCTTGTGGTTGCATCCTTCATCTTTAATGGCCAGCAGAGCTCAAATCCATACTAGCAACTCAGCACTCATTGCCATGATTGCAGATGAGGTAAGGATGTTACAATTACTGAATGCTTTGGTAGCATATGGTAATATTAGGGGATGGtttctttcactttttattCTGTTCATCTGTGCTGCATACGGGTGATAAAGATTTAGAATCTTCATCATACTCTCCACCTCCATGGCCATTCTGCTATAGCAGTCATTTTCATTTGCAAGGATGTGGACAACTATACTTCTGTTCTACCCCATGGTACTCgatttatcatctttttctcaACTCAACTTTTTCTTCCATTGTGAATGAGTTTCAGTCGGGTGAAGTTTGACTGGAGTTTGTGGTAAGCCTGAGGAACTACCCTAACTTGGCTGTTAGTATATATCTTACAGGAATCCTGAGAGGCTGACATAATATTGTTTAGATGAACTACCCTAATGCTCCACTTTTTGGTATTATTTCGCTTTTTCCAGAAAATCAGTTATATTTCATGTTTTATAGGAAGTTCACTCTTCACAATACAGTGTGCTGATCATGATTTTCCCTACAGTTACATATTCATTCAGAATTGTTGTGTAAATTGAGTATCCAGTCAAGGAATATGCAGCAAGCATATTGTACCTTCTCCTTTGGCGTTTGCTAATGAACCTTTGCAAATCGTAAATATGAGATCAATTGTGCACTCTAGTAGATTGACCAAGACAATGCAAGATGTGTCTTGTATGTTTCTTAGCATCTTTTGGCTCTTAATACTTGATTTGGCATTGAGGGGATTCTTTTTAATGTTGTACCTGGCAGTAAATTTGATCGAGTATGGTGTTCAGTTTCTTTGAGCCTACCTGATCAATGACTTATTTCATCCAGGACACTGTAGTTGGATTTCTCCTGGCTGGAGTGGGTAATGTTGACTTACGAAGAAAGGCAAATTACCTTATCGTGGACTCAAGTATGCTCTTGATTTGAATGCTTAGTTCCATTATGATGGTGTAATGATACAAGCTTAGGGTGTGCAAGTCCCGTGTAggcctttgaaaaaagtgagatctatatgaaaaaaccCACTTTTTCATGGTGgatcctactttttttcaaagggcCTGTGTGGGGCTTGCACACTCTAGGCTTGTACAATTCATTTTCCTTACATCCATTCAAAGATTGTACACTTGTTTATTATTGCAATACCTTTCTGGTGgctctttttttatttactctTTGAATAATTTGTGATGTATATGGTTAAAAAATTTTAGGACAAATATATGTTTCTTGTAAGTGCTTGACCAAAGACTGGAACCTGAATTTAATGTACCAATttgcaaagaaaagaaacagaaataTCAGGAGAATGAAAGTTATGGTATAACTTGTTGATTTTATCACCGCTGACTTTCGTCAACTCAAGGAATGAAAGAAAGTAACTCGAGGATTGTGACGGGACTCATTGCTTAGAGTTTATTTGTATTTTCCCCATGGTTCATTCTTTGCCATGAAAGGAAGGTAAATAATGGAATATTTGAAGCTTTGCAACCATAAGGCTTAGCAACAAATGTTTTCTGATAAAAATCAGTCCGTCCCTGTTTCCCTAATTATTGAACAAGCATATTATTATGAGTAATAatagagtgtgcaagcgccacacactccatttgaaaaaaataatttttaatttgggtcccatatttatctacttttttcaatGGGAGTGCGCTGCGCTTGCACTCTATGATTGtatccatcatttttctatattatatattaaaatgttaaattgaatttttttacactttatcTTTTCCTTAtggatttttttacatttttctcttAGAAACAACCATTAAACAAATTGAAGATGCATTTAAAGAGTTCACCACCAGGGAGGACATTGCTGTAATGCTGATTAGCCAATATGTAAGCTGGTTCTTGTACTCTGtcttgcattttattttataattctccGTGATCTTGTACAACTTATTATTCTAAAGGTGTTTGAATATTTACTTGGAACTGCCCATTCCTGATGCTGTGAAGCAAAAATCCCAACATTACATGGTTAAACAGATCACCTAAAGGAAAATGTAGATTATGCCAAAAACaataaagggaaaaaaggaGAAATAGCTTTCGTTTGGAGAAACTCCTGGGAAGGCTGTGCTTATCCAATTATGCTTCATGGAGGCCACTCTAGGccgagtaatgttagatacagccATAGGGTGTGCAAGTCTCGTGCAGCCCTTTTGAAAATAAGTGGGGCCCACCATAAAAAAGTGGGCTTTTCCATGTTGGTCTTAGATGTGCTTCACATTTTTTCAAAGGACTGCGCAGGGCTTGCAAACACTAAaactatacaaatcattttcctagaTACATCTAACTCTCTGCTAGAAGTACCTGCTTATAACTAGAATATTGAATGTTTATACTGTTGGTTACTCGTCTCCCTTTTTAAATggtgtattttcttctttaatagttATTACTATCTTCATCTAGTTTAGTAGTCACTGAAAATGTGCTTGGGCGGCTGGGCCAACTTTGCTGCAGTAATGGTAATGACTTAGAGATGAGTGTATGATGTCCATTTCACCATGTTGTTTCAGTTATAATTTGGTATGCTTGGTTACATTAGGCTCTCAATCTTTTTGATCCTCAGGTTGCAAATATGATAAGGTTTTTGGTTGATAGCTACAACAGACCAGTTCCCGCTATTTTAGAGATTCCTTCTAAGGACCATCCTTATGACCCTACACATGATTAAGTTCTTTCACGAGTAAAGTACCTCTTTTCGACAGAATCAGTAGCATCTGGGAGGCGCTAGTTACAGATGTTTCAGTTTTCTTGATGCATTCCTGCCAGACTACGTTTGATCTGTTTCTCCATTGCATATTAAGAAGATTATGCAGTAAGAGGTTGACCATCCTTCTTCCTATCTATGTAATCTATTGTAATAATTTGGATGCATGTTCTAATGATTATTCTAGTAAATGAGTTTTACAAGTAAGACAATTTTACAAAGATACCCTTATTTTACAACGTGTTGTGAAATGTGATGTGTGGGTATTATTACTCAAAACAAATGACAAATTCTAGATATTTGACAAAGCTAGAACTATTATGAGCTTGATgagctttgctactcatcatcaccacaccacttttttttttttttttaaatttggttttattcatcttaaactaattgaattcttctactcatcatctatatatctatatatcacatatttggtaagagaaaaaaaaaaaaagtgatagtatgtagagatgatgaatagaatttttcttatgagCTTATATGATTATATCATACAGTTTTTAGCGTTCTGGTTCTTAGCACTATCGCTGTCTTCTTGCAATTACAAAAGTTTTGAGCATTGCGTCCCTTCCAAATTAAGCACAAATGAGCCAATTTCACCCTAGAAAGATGGAAAATTGAGGCCCACAAAGCTCTATCCACCTCGCATTACAATAGAAGATGATCAATGATTCCTCCCTCCTGTACGAACAGCACAAATCAATCACTAGGATTCGCCTTTTCAAACTTCTATCTACAACCCTCCTCCCAATTAAAGAGTGATGCAATCAAATCTAACAGCCAACATCCTTCTCAATCCTCCATAAAAAATGAAGGATATAAAGTCACCCGGATTGAGATTTCTTACAATTGTATGATCTCAAACACTTTTTCAATTCGTAGAGAGATAGACATAATATGTAAATTCCACCACATTAAATGATATGATTCTCATTGCCCACAACAACATTTAATACAGTGTAGTTCACATATTGTAGAAAATGTTAATCCATA containing:
- the LOC109008786 gene encoding light-inducible protein CPRF2-like isoform X2 — encoded protein: MQHETKSKRINSRYKRTTKMRENLVRAMDTVFPVDELPDPFWPSAAGSSTAMNRSESEWALERFMEELSSSSSPAALATVSAAAAAAAASLPLPKIVASPATTVSPVGSSSSTSRRDEADDQVIDNPNHPQPLDRPYLTAPVDPDEYRALLQSKLHMACAVAAQRGSASKPEECGNVVESQLQGLKPSQPGSQAHDDKAAEHNFPTAQSEADGGPLGIPESPLQRKSGVQIRQTTSGSSREDSDDDELEGDMETPGNNTDVKRARRMLSNRESARRSRSRKQAHMNELETQVSQLRAENSTLLERLSDMNQKYEQSGVDNRILKADIEALRANVKMAEETVKRLTNLPQMNLAMANMPSAGMPFACNPMNDNAALPILPNPNQYFHQPVPSVANATPHHQRLDSSFPSNPPIPLVGNPQKTIGGNRVAEMSSMQHTASVPQAQKHISADASSLGAMPSWDPELSHTVANNN
- the LOC109008786 gene encoding light-inducible protein CPRF2-like isoform X1, producing the protein MQHETKSKRINSRYKRTTKMRENLVRAMDTVFPVDELPDPFWPSAAGSSTAMNRSESEWALERFMEELSSSSSPAALATVSAAAAAAAASLPLPKIVASPATTVSPVGSSSSTSRRDEADDQVIDNPNHPQPLDRPYLTAPVDPDEYRALLQSKLHMACAVAAQRGSASKPEECGNVVESQLQGLKPSQPGSQAHDDKVTVAAEHNFPTAQSEADGGPLGIPESPLQRKSGVQIRQTTSGSSREDSDDDELEGDMETPGNNTDVKRARRMLSNRESARRSRSRKQAHMNELETQVSQLRAENSTLLERLSDMNQKYEQSGVDNRILKADIEALRANVKMAEETVKRLTNLPQMNLAMANMPSAGMPFACNPMNDNAALPILPNPNQYFHQPVPSVANATPHHQRLDSSFPSNPPIPLVGNPQKTIGGNRVAEMSSMQHTASVPQAQKHISADASSLGAMPSWDPELSHTVANNN
- the LOC109008785 gene encoding V-type proton ATPase subunit F-like isoform X1; this translates as MLEQRIVYDQHLSIVIACAFVFCMMFLWAGEGTMLFSAVFFPLCMSPNIFSRLWLHPSSLMASRAQIHTSNSALIAMIADEDTVVGFLLAGVGNVDLRRKANYLIVDSKTTIKQIEDAFKEFTTREDIAVMLISQYVANMIRFLVDSYNRPVPAILEIPSKDHPYDPTHD
- the LOC109008785 gene encoding uncharacterized protein LOC109008785 isoform X5; the protein is MLEQRIVYDQHLSIVIACAFVFCMMFLWAGEGTMLFSAVFFPLCMSPNIFSRLWLHPSSLMASRAQIHTSNSALIAMIADEDVDNYTSVLPHGILRG
- the LOC109008785 gene encoding uncharacterized protein LOC109008785 isoform X3, coding for MLEQRIVYDQHLSIVIACAFVFCMMFLWAGEGTMLFSAVFFPLCMSPNIFSRLWLHPSSLMASRAQIHTSNSALIAMIADEDTVVGFLLAGVGNVDLRRKANYLIVDSSCKYDKVFG
- the LOC109008785 gene encoding V-type proton ATPase subunit F-like isoform X2, whose protein sequence is MFSNTHSYLLEFDMGLLHYLKFADIFSRLWLHPSSLMASRAQIHTSNSALIAMIADEDTVVGFLLAGVGNVDLRRKANYLIVDSKTTIKQIEDAFKEFTTREDIAVMLISQYVANMIRFLVDSYNRPVPAILEIPSKDHPYDPTHD
- the LOC109008785 gene encoding V-type proton ATPase subunit F-like isoform X4 → MASRAQIHTSNSALIAMIADEDTVVGFLLAGVGNVDLRRKANYLIVDSKTTIKQIEDAFKEFTTREDIAVMLISQYVANMIRFLVDSYNRPVPAILEIPSKDHPYDPTHD
- the LOC109008785 gene encoding V-type proton ATPase subunit F-like isoform X6; amino-acid sequence: MCLDTVVGFLLAGVGNVDLRRKANYLIVDSKTTIKQIEDAFKEFTTREDIAVMLISQYVANMIRFLVDSYNRPVPAILEIPSKDHPYDPTHD